The following is a genomic window from Heliangelus exortis chromosome 13, bHelExo1.hap1, whole genome shotgun sequence.
GGATTATCCCCCAGCacgggctgtggggacaggagcTGCCAGGCAAGGAGAGACAGGAGGACACTGtgtgtcccccgtgtcccctggGGGCCTGGGACAGGAGGATGCTGTGTCCTGTGTCCCCTGATCCTGGAACAGGAGGATGCTGTGTCCTGTGTCCCCTGATCCTGGGACAGGAGGACATTGAGCCCCGTGTCCCCTCATCCTGGGACAGGAGGACATTGAGCCCTGTGTCCCCTCACCCTGGGACAGGAGGATGCTGTGTCCCCTGATGTCCTGAAGGATGCTGTGTCCTGTGTCCCCTGATCCTGGGACAGGAGGACATTGAGCCCCGTGTCCCCTGATCCTGGGACAGGAGGATGCTGTGTCCTGTGTCCCCTGATGTCCTGGgacaggaggatgctgtgcCCCCTGATGTCCTGAAGGATGCTGTGTCCTGTGTCCCCTGATCCTGGgacaggaggatgctgtgcCCCGTGTCCCCAGGCTCAGCACTGTCCCCTGACCCCAGAGATCAGGGATCCCACATTTGGGTGACAAGATCCCAGAGGAAAAGCCttgagcagcaccaggagcagggacTTCCCCATCCTGATGGGATCAGCCAGGATCAAGGTGTCCCtggagcatccccccccccacagcctcctccccccaggcctccccctgctcccaccccacggctctgctgctccccactcctgatccctgctgccccatccctggggcagGAATTCTGGGaaccccagccccttccctgatGGACACAGCCAAGTGAAACCCCAGCCCTTTGTTTGCCCCAGGGCCTGGAGAGGAGCTTcacttctctgatttttttcccctctatcatcttggctaaaaaaaaccccaaaaccccaaatctcttCTTCCCAGCAAGCCCCAGTTTCCTTGGTGCCAGTGAACAGGGCCAGATCCAGCAGCACCAAaaggaaagggatggaaaatGAGATTCCTCTTGGAATATCTCCTCGTGCCACTGGAGTTTCCCATCAGAGGACGAGGTAGCAGctgatgaaaagagaaaaaaaaaaaaaaaaaaatatatatatataactacaGGCACTGTGCTTTGCTCAGGTGCCCTTTCAAACCAGGAAACCGTTTGCCCATCTCCACAGGGAACATCCCAGGTGGCTCTCCCTGAAAAGCAGCCCTGGGATCCAGCGAGGGGTTGGGAATCTCTGGTGCAGCCACGCCGAGGGCACAGGGACCTGTCCCGGGCTGCCGGGTGTGGGGACAGAGCCAGAGATCCCCCGGGGAGCCCCAATCCCTGGAGCAAACCCGGAGCTTGGGAAGGGCACGAGCTGCACCCCACAGGAGAGAGAGGAGCCGTGGTTCCTATTAAAAGtcatttaatataaatataaattcatCTCCAGGAGGGGACGGGGTGCCCGGGGCAGGGGGGTTCAGGGGAGGGGGAGtgtggtgctgagctggggcaTCGGGGCACCGAACCAGGGCATGGGCTGGGACCCCACACCGGGCTCTagggctggggcagggccagcagggccagggccagcagggccagcagggccaggagccggggctgtggggcaggggctgagccccTCAGGGTGTCCTGGTTGGCGTCAGTGTCCGGGCGGGTGCTGGGCAGGAGTCCCCGGGcactgcagagctcctgcaggTTCCCCTGGAACTGGATCTTGCGGGATTCCTGGCGCAGGGATTCCCAGATGGCGGCAGCATCCTCGGGACAGCTGGACAGCACTTGGCTGGCACAGGAGTGGAAGTcatcccaggagctggggacagggacaggagctgtgTCT
Proteins encoded in this region:
- the NRN1L gene encoding neuritin-like protein, producing MGCGWWRLLGSRGLMCPLLPLLLHLATSQEPLSVAGRCDTIYRGFAACLVSLGDSMAQSVRRQREEGGEDLQELDTICNSWDDFHSCASQVLSSCPEDAAAIWESLRQESRKIQFQGNLQELCSARGLLPSTRPDTDANQDTLRGSAPAPQPRLLALLALLALALLALPQP